The following are from one region of the Osmerus mordax isolate fOsmMor3 chromosome 1, fOsmMor3.pri, whole genome shotgun sequence genome:
- the si:dkey-19e4.5 gene encoding UBA_like_SF and PTH2 domain-containing protein, with amino-acid sequence MEPSEQTGPDSGSQEVNPVYLQQLRELDIPEEAAKQALLHTRNVSAEEAAMYYFNKLENEEEGDDDLMFKMVFVVNMELAMGVGKVAAQVGHAAVGLYQALQEKNSWREMAWKWDHGGAKKVVVQGTNMAHLLELQALAMSLSLPTYLVQDAGLTQVEAGSRTVLAIMGEEEMVNNVTGSLKLL; translated from the exons ATGGAGCCCTCTGAGCAGACAGGCCCAGATTCTGGCTCGCAGGAGGTCAACCCTGTGTACCTGCAGCAGCTGAGAGAGCTGGACATCCCAGAGGAGGCTGCCAAGCAG GCCCTCTTGCACACCCGAAATGTATCTGCTGAAGAGGCTGCCATGTACTACTTCAACAAGCTGGAGAATGAG gaggagggagacgaTGACCTCATGTTCAAGATGGTGTTTGTGGTGAACATGGAACTCGCCATGGGTGTCGGAAAG GTGGCAGCGCAGGTGGGCCATGCCGCTGTGGGACTTTACCAGGCACTGCAGGAAAAGAACAGCTGGCGGGAGATGGCCTGGAAATGGGACCACGGAGG GGCTAAGAAGGTGGTAGTGCAGGGGACCAACATGGCTCACCTCCTGGAGCTGCAGGCCCTGGCCATGAGCCTCAGCCTTCCCACCTATCTGGTCCAGGATGCTGGCCTCACACAG GTGGAGGCTGGTTCCCGTACTGTCCTGGCCatcatgggggaggaggagatggtgaaCAACGTCACTGGAAGTCTAAAGCTGCTCTGA